The Procambarus clarkii isolate CNS0578487 chromosome 18, FALCON_Pclarkii_2.0, whole genome shotgun sequence genome segment ATATAGTCCTCATAAATTACTAGTCATTAACAAGCTCTTTCATATCTCAAGTTATCAACATAGTTAACATTCTCTTTGGTCTAGCACTGTCACTTGGCAGTAGTGATGGCAGGGCGGCCTGCCATCTTGGGGGGTTGCCATGGGTTATAGCAGCAGTTACATCTGGCACACTGGGTCTCGCCCTCTGGCGCTAGTTGCCCTCAGGATCTGCCATTAAGGGCTTACTGACACTGAAGGCTGATAAGGGGATAGGTGGTAATCAAGTGGTTGACTGTGGGCAACCAGGTGGCCTCCATGTGGTAGGTAATGATACCTAAATGGCTGGCACCCAGTTATCTGGGAGAGGGCTAAGTGGTAGCTGGAAGAGTGTCGTTGGAGGCCTCAACCTGGACGAATCTTGGATCTCTCCGCCAGGGTCTACAAAAACGCATCTCGTTGTGCCTAATGCGCAGTATCCTGGCCAGGTTTTGTGGCTTGTAGCGTCGTACGTAGCTGCCCCTGCTGAGTACCAGGCGCACCTCGCGGCCTCGGGTGACCTCCGTCACCCCCATAACCAGGTACGAGCGGCCATGCCGCAGAAGAGGGCAGTGACAAGGGTTGGTGACCCAGAGGAACTCCTTGTGGAGCAGGGGGACCGTGTTCTTGTAGGACTGGTGGACCAGGACCTCGTACCGTCGCTCCCCGCCCACCGCCTCGCTGTTCAACACCTCCACCCGCGACACTGTGGGCAAAACGGATAGTTACTGACGTGCATTTTATATGTATCTTATGAACACACACATCTACAACAGGAACACTGGGGGAATTATTGTGTCAATGGCTCTTGCCTACTTATATATTAATTCTATCCTGATGTGTAATTACCACACTACAAAGCGTAATTAATAATTTTTTCCTTTAACTCTTTAATTATCTTCTGCGCCAGGtatgtaagcctgttcttgattaATTTTTGAGGCTAGCTAAGAGACTGACAGGCTCCACGAAAAGTGTAAATAGCAGAGTGTAATATACTTAAGAGAGCGTAGACAGGTAGACTAGAAATACTGTATTGTCACAATTTATCATTCTTTTTAACGCCTGTCAAAGTTTCAATGTATAGCATGAAGAATAGACTTGACGTCGGCCCGAGTGGAACAGTAAATGTTAACCCACACATTAGACAGATGAGGGATGCCGACATTCCGAGACAACTAATACAATGTTAAGGGTCTAGTCTCGACTCAGCCATACAGTAGTCACACGAAATGGTCCTCGAGAGTCAGTTTAGTGCCTCTCCTGTATCATGTGTGTAAGGGCGCTCAAGGTACTCTATTCTGAACCGAGTTCTGTGACAGCTTAATTTTCCCTCAAGTTAGGGCGCCAACCTTAGTGCCACCTACGTTACCTTCTCATGGAAACATTCTATGAATGAAAAGTATCTTTGAGAATACCTGTTGTATGTCTCAGCCAACAAAGACGCCAGAGTATTCTATGACAAAATtatacagggaagggggggggggggggaaggaatggaatggaactatcaggagaatgcgccaggccattatgactatatagcactaggaaggggagtcaggataaggatttgggatgggacggggggaaggaatagtgcccaaccacttggacggtcggggattgaacgccgacctgcatgaagcgagaccgtcgctctaccgtccagcccaagtgattggacgaggggggggggaaatgtaattctttgaggagggatggggggggggtgttggttaggtGATTAATTACCCTAAATGATTGAGTATAGCAACTGCCTCAATATTTTGCTAAGCAGTATACCCAAACCATCTTGACAGGTGTGTTGTTATGACTGCAGGAAAGCCTCAAGGCAGCAATATGGCGATACTTCGGCTGCCACTCTACAACAGAACACATATGGTCGTTAACGGAGACTTTAAAGCAACAGGAAACCTCAATGGTGGATGAGGCTGACCGTCGCCTCGCTCTCACCTCTACTGTCTACCTTAATTACAAGGTGTTCTGCTTGGCACGGATGCACAAAATGGAAATGATTATGTAAATAATTGTTTGTATACAATTTTCAGCCTTTTATGCCTTTACCTTTCAGCCCCAATTttataaggggcctcgtagcctggtggatagcgcgcaggactcgtaattctgtggcgtgggttcgattcccgcacgaggcagaaacaaatgggcaaagtttctttcacctgtttcctagcagttaataggtacctgggagttagtcagctgtcacgggctgcttcctgggggtggaggcctggtcgaggaccgggccgcggggacactaaagccccgaaatcatctcaagataacctcaagatattatgTTCATTGTTATTTGAACttcccctaatatatatatatatatatatatatatatatatatatatatatatatatatatatatatatatatatatatatatatatatatatatatatattggtttatTTTTATTTGAATGACGTAGAGGCGAAGTGTGCCAGTAATGCAGTAGGAGGAGACGTGTCCCCCCAAAAATGGATCAGGTGATCCATTGGCAAGGTGATACAGTCTTGGCGAATGTTTCACCTTGTGTAGAGGGAAGTAATGTCAGTTTAACAGAAAACTGGGCGGGAACAATAACAGAATATTGATGTTAAATGTGGTACAGCAAATGCCAGTTCGGAGAGGTGCGTGGTTGTGatgagttgtgtttgtgtgtgtgtgataacaaTCCACTAACATCACCTCGCAGCACTTTGGTGAAGAAAGTGATGGTGGAGCCAGACTCCAGCAATCACTGAAAGTTGCGCCAACTTGGTGGCGCAACTTTCCATCATCGAACCATCGCTCTCTGGTGGCCTGCCAACAAGTGGCAGGCCACCAGAGAGCGatggtggccctcgggtaaattcaggtgtgACCATCAGACACTCGACTAGTGCCCCACGGCCACACAAGGCTGGGTTAGGTGTGGTAGCGGCCCTTACTTACAATACCAGTATTGTCACTCACCAAAGTTACTTGTGCAGAACATCTGTTTAGTTTGATGTCTTGGCTTCTCACATGGTTGACAGGTGTCAGGCATGACTGGCTTCGTACTGCCTCCCTTTCCCTTCTTCCTTTCTCCCTTGCCTGACTTCTCTTTTCTTTCCTTCCCTTTTTTGCCCCGGTGACTCTTTTGTTTTTTCCCCTTTTTGCTCTTTCTAACTTTCTGGGCCTTACTCTTGCTTGGCTTGATTGGTTTGTGGCGCCGCTGCGACGTGTCGTGCACCTCATTGTCTGAGCGGCGGGGCACTGGGGGTCCCTGAGGCGGCCGCTGGCCTGCAGGTAGCCGATGGTCCACGTTGATTCTGGCCAGTACAGCTGGTCGTGGTgtcgttgtggtagtggtggtcgtggtggtggtggtggaagaggtgttggaggttgtgagggtagtgtccgaggtggtggtggtggtggagacggggGTGGGAGCAGCCGCTGTTGACACCTGGGAGTTCGAGGTCCAGTACTCGTAGTGGATGCCTGGGTTGTGTTCCCGCAGCAGCACCTgaggtgggagacacacacaggtATTACCACGTGATGCCCTTCATGCACAGTGAGGGTAAAGCCCACAAGGACACACAAGTGTCTGTATTAACATCTATGTAACTATTGCTAAGGTACTCAATGAAATTAAATTTAACTTAGAGAGGTATCTAAGAGTGCCTCCTGAGGCACTCTTCCGGTCATTTCCCCAGAGGCACCTCCAGGTCATGTCCCCAGAGGCACTCTAGGAGACATGACCCACCAAATGTCTCCTAGACATTAAATCCACCAAATAAACTAAAATGCCTCGCGATAATCCCCATTATAGTTCCTTTATCTAGCAATATTCCCAAGTTGAACCCTAATCCTAGGATTAGTTTCACAAGTTCTTACTTTTGTTAGGTAAGATTTTTTTCAAAATTGCCATCACTCCTCTCCTGCGTCTTTAGAGTGTCTTGGCTCCCGCTTCCCATCATATCTACCTACGAAAGTTAGAATCTGTTGGCTCATATTAAACCTGTCACAATTACATCCTTCTCACACATATGCCTTTCCAATTTATTCTTGAAAGATGTTAAACTGCCCGTCCTGATAATGACAGTTATCAACTCATTCAACTCACCCACACCACTATTTTCAAACCGGTACTTCCATCTAGCCTTGCTAGTGTACACAGTACCCATCCCAGCACCGTACTCACCGTCCAGAGTGGTGGCAGAGAACATACCATTAAGGTGAGGTCCTCGGAGGTGGGTCCCAGAGTGCTCAGGTTCTCGGAGTCGTCCTCGGCTCTGCTGTAGATGAAGGACGTGCCTCCCGCCTCCACCTCACCAGGCCAGTCGATCAACCAATCACCGTTCAGCATGTACTTGGTACCCGCCTTCAGAGCTGCCGAACGGCACCATAAGGTAAACACATACTCAGACGTATTCACGAACGTAAATAAGGGCCGGGCTTAATGGAGCCGCATGTAAATACAAGGATTGGCTGTCAGTTGTAAAGGATTGTTGCAATTGATTGAGTCACCTTGAACAAATTCTATGGCTGTTAGCGTGTGGTGGAGTTAGTGCCATCATGAGGAAAGCATGGtagcaaccctggaaacacaaaccgaaactgtctctattttccgcttgttacaacttgtaataaaattgttacatcttggcttaacgtgtttatgacgcattagaacgttgttacaacttgatatattggttgttataactggttaggaggtgttaaaacgtaTTCGAACGTTATAGCAACgtcatagtttcggtgtgtgtttggcgggaagtccTATAGGGACAGCTCAGGTAATGGGGTGGGCCCACGGGCGAGAGGGTCTGGCTCCTATCACTCTTGGAGCCAGACCTCCACCTCATGGTAGTGTGACCTGAATCTTGCACAATGTGACTGAGAATTTGTGGATCCGAGAAAGGAAGAGGAGGCGCggaggagaagaaagagagatTGGAAGACATACAGGGAGCACAGAACCCAGGTGAACCAAAACATACGTAAAAGGGAGAGGAATAAATACATAGGAACCTGAAGAAAAGCAGAGAAGCAGTACGAGGACGATATCGCCTCCAAGGCCAAGGATCAACCTAAACTGCCGTGTAGACTTATAAGGAGAAAAATATGGGAAAGGCATAAAGTGGTCAGGCTTACACAAAGGAACCgggaccacacaaacacacacacacacacacacacacacacacacacacacacacacacacacacacacacacacacacacacacacacacacacatatgatagagcccagtaggctcaggaacctgtacacctgttgattgacggttgagaggcgggaccaaagagccagagctcaacccccgcaagcacaattagatgagtacacaaatACACTTACCTAGGAAATTTGGGGAGGCGTCTCTAACCCTGACGTTGGTGGCGCCTCTGGGGATGTGGGCGACCTCGTAGTACCCGAAGCTCCCTGTGGGGAAGTCACACCATATTGAAGGCCCAGACCCAGGCGTGGCAGGGTGCGGCAGGGTGAGAGAGTATGTGGCAGGGGCGTGACAGGGTTGTAGGAGGATGTGAAACGGTGTGacaggggggtgtgggagggtgtgaaagGGGCGTGGAAGGGTGTGACAGGAGTGTAGGAGGGTGTGATATGGTGTATTAGGGTGTGGAAGGGTGTGCAAGGGGTGGAGGAGGGTGTGGAAGAATGTGACAAGGGTGGAGGAGGGTGTCGAAGGGTGTGACAGGGTGTATtaagggtgtggcagggtgtgacAGGGGTCATGGAATGGTGTGGGAGAGCGGGTTGGACCTGACCAGGTTATGCACAGTTGTAGCCAGCTTGTGTAGCAACAACAATGAGGTTGTAAACAAACGTTATTTACAACTGAGGTTGTAAACATACACCTGCCAGGAGCCAGCCtgggtgtcacacacacactcgcagacAATCCACTAATGCATCAGATCTGGTATATCGTAAATGTTTTAACTAATAAATTGAGCTGACTCAGTTTGCAATACTAAGAATAATGCACACagtttatgtatatgtatattatatatatatatatatgacacccTATATGCCAACTGGCTCTTCATAAGAGTGACCTATACATGTAGCACTGCCTCATACACTTGTCTGGCTCAGTGTATGAAAGCATGCGTGTTGGTAAACAAGAGCTGGGTCTTGATTGTGGGGCTTCAACACAGGTAAATGAACTTAGCTGTCAGCGGTGGGCGTGCGTACTCACTTGGGCGTGCGGCGCGGGCGTGGGCGAGGGCGGACGGCTGGTCGGCGGCGGGCAGGTCGGTGTGGAAGACGCCCACATGGTGGGTGCAGGTGTCGTTGTGTCCTCCACACACGCGACACATGTCCTCTCTGGCGCCGCCGCCAAGACGACCGTCGCACGACAGCCGCTGCGGAGGATGGGACAGGATATAGCGGTTATACTCCCGTGCGTCGCGCCGCTGCCATAGGGGGCAGGATATAGCGGTTATACTCCCGTGCGTCGCGCCGCTGCCATAGGGGGCAGGATATagcggttcaagttcaagtatgtttattgagacaagaaagaaatacatctcaaagggatagagtagcttaggctatttctaaccccCGATATAGCGGTCATACCTGCGTGGCGCCGCTGTCATATGACATCAACTTTGACCCAAGAATTCCTGAAGCATGTGGAGTGAGTTCTGGGGATGCGGCCCCCGACCTGGGGGCGCGCCTCGCCATCATACACAAGACTGATGATAAATACAGCAGCTCACTCCTTGTATGATCAATGGTCGTCCTTATCAACATATTATTTAAATGTTCCTGATGTATCTCGCCGTCCAGGTAGTGTACACACTCATCATGAAGGAAGGTAGTAATAAGATTGCTCTTCAAGACACTCATATTTGAAACCATTGCCGCCTCTGAAAAACTTATCATCCCACCAACATTTTGTCTACATTAACTATTTATTCCAATGGTGACTAGAACGCACAACACCAGTTTGTAGGTGTTTTAGAAATAACACAGATCATCTGTGTCGGGTTAAACAACTTACAGTTGTTTAAGTGTTTACACAAACTACATaaacagctacactacaacttgCTACCCGTTCACTAACACTggagtaattttctgtgattcaaagtctgctactGAACTCCTGAAGCACTTTAAAATTTATCGTGCTCGATAAACAGCAAAAACCTCAAACTAAGAATCGTAAGTAACGTGCTCTCAAGAGACAATAATGGGTTGAGAACCCCCTTGTATAAATACCATCTCCCACAAATATATCTCACCATAATGACACAGACATGGCAGCCACATTAGCACGCAACAAAGATCTACAACTTGGCATCCCGCGTAAGATTATATATCTCCAAACATTGGGGTCTGACAGGAGGTAAACAATCTCCCAGAGGTCTGAAAGCGCTAGTATAAAcattgatgatttgtttacacctCATACTGTGGGCCCCCATGAAATGTTTACTAAAAAGTTTGTGGTAGTAGCTACCAGGGGGACGCTacgaggaccaggtgaggctacgaggaccaggtgaggctacgaGCACCAGGTGAGGCTACGGGCACCAGGTGAGGCTACGAGCACCAGGTGAGGCTACGAGCACCAGGTGAGGCTacgaggaccaggtgaggctacgaggaccaggtgaggctacgaggaccaggtgaggctacaaggaccaggtgaggctacgaGGACCAGGTAAGGCTacgaggaccaggtgaggctacgaGCACCAGGTGAGGCTACGAGCACCAGGTAAGGCTacgaggaccaggtgaggctacgaGGACCAGGTGAAGCTACGAGTACCAGGTAAGGCTacgaggaccaggtgaggctacgaGCACCAGGTAAGGCTacgaggaccaggtgaggctacgaGCACCAGGTGAGGCTACAGGTGGCGCCCATCTCGCAAACCTGAGCACTCACTCCACCCGCACACTCCGTGAGCAGGAAGAGAGTCGTAACCTTACACACAACATTATTGGTTGTACCGTCATTATAGACCCTTCAGACCTGCCGGCGTGAGGTACCCGGAGCCTTGCAATTACTTTATCAACGCTCCTGTTGTTTAGGCTATCTTCATAATGCATCCCAAGTTTGCAAGTGCAACCTGTTCACGTGCGCCCTtgtccatcctgcgagatggggtggGGCTTTAGGGGAGTTCCAGGGATGAACGTACGCTTAATTATGATCACAGTGACGCTAAAAGAGGACGACAGCGGCGGTGGAATACTCACCAGACAGCGGCCGTTGACACACAGGCCGTCCTGAGAGAGGTCCGTCCTGCAGTGAGTGCCGTCCGTGACCTTGCCGAAGGTGTAGACGATGCCCTCCCCTTCGCCCTCACACACCAAGGCACAGGGGTTGATGCCTCCTGCACCACCGCCACCATGAAACACAAGGAAGTACATTGTACAGTCATCTTCGCCACCCCGCCTGTGTCGGGTtactctcccaccctcacacttggTGGGTCACTCTCTCTACTGTGTCTTCCACTACATCAACCACTCTCTCACTACCCTAAACCTTCACTCACTAATTCTTCAGTGGAGACGTCTTCAGAGTCTGGTAAGAAATCGACAATAATCTGTAAGGCCTCTAGGCTTGTGGTAGATGGTGTACACTCGTATAATGT includes the following:
- the LOC123754361 gene encoding ADAMTS-like protein 5, yielding MSRSCWTCVAGLLSCLVLQAAVGVAYQGSPSYYWSRTKSGSTHFSQRPHIGPLPHVNEVMTEWARWSSWARCSRSCGGGVRSRSRTCVTRFPRVMPGSGIRTSHDQCSGQSLEYGVCGAAPCPPGQVSALSFRAAQCRHYNNRRVFGRLVNNWVPYAQGGINPCALVCEGEGEGIVYTFGKVTDGTHCRTDLSQDGLCVNGRCLRLSCDGRLGGGAREDMCRVCGGHNDTCTHHVGVFHTDLPAADQPSALAHARAARPRSFGYYEVAHIPRGATNVRVRDASPNFLALKAGTKYMLNGDWLIDWPGEVEAGGTSFIYSRAEDDSENLSTLGPTSEDLTLMVLLREHNPGIHYEYWTSNSQVSTAAAPTPVSTTTTTSDTTLTTSNTSSTTTTTTTTTTTTPRPAVLARINVDHRLPAGQRPPQGPPVPRRSDNEVHDTSQRRHKPIKPSKSKAQKVRKSKKGKKQKSHRGKKGKERKEKSGKGERKKGKGGSTKPVMPDTCQPCEKPRHQTKQMFCTSNFVSRVEVLNSEAVGGERRYEVLVHQSYKNTVPLLHKEFLWVTNPCHCPLLRHGRSYLVMGVTEVTRGREVRLVLSRGSYVRRYKPQNLARILRIRHNEMRFCRPWRRDPRFVQVEASNDTLPATT